One region of Collinsella aerofaciens ATCC 25986 genomic DNA includes:
- a CDS encoding TetR/AcrR family transcriptional regulator — MGRNKYPEETVAKILDAALELFCAQGYEGTSIQDIVDRLNGMTKGAVYHHFKSKEEIFNAAFDRAMAPIVERRRATLGAGNMTGAQKLKRLYAPESVVPQIELWARMHPAADPVKSSRLLAMQYQGSFDESADGCLLPVIEEGIADGSIACKCPREAAEAVSLLANLWLLPLFRPLETKDRMLARAQCLAQMAAAVGLDLGNEVLQTTAQIWDVWNRAGW; from the coding sequence ATGGGGCGTAATAAATATCCCGAGGAGACAGTCGCGAAGATTCTCGACGCGGCGCTGGAGCTATTCTGCGCACAGGGTTATGAGGGGACGAGCATTCAAGATATCGTCGACCGCCTCAATGGCATGACCAAGGGTGCTGTCTATCATCACTTTAAGAGCAAAGAAGAGATTTTCAACGCCGCATTTGATCGGGCAATGGCTCCGATTGTTGAGCGCCGCCGCGCGACACTCGGTGCTGGCAATATGACGGGAGCCCAAAAGCTCAAGCGACTGTACGCGCCCGAGTCTGTCGTTCCGCAAATTGAGCTATGGGCACGCATGCATCCTGCGGCAGATCCGGTAAAAAGCTCGCGTCTACTGGCGATGCAGTACCAGGGCTCGTTCGACGAGTCGGCCGATGGCTGTCTTTTGCCAGTGATCGAGGAGGGCATCGCCGACGGCTCCATTGCGTGCAAATGCCCGCGCGAAGCGGCTGAGGCCGTATCGTTGTTGGCGAATCTTTGGCTGCTGCCGCTGTTCCGTCCGCTCGAGACCAAGGATCGAATGCTCGCTCGCGCGCAATGTTTGGCGCAGATGGCGGCCGCGGTGGGGCTCGATTTGGGTAATGAAGTGCTCCAGACAACGGCTCAGATTTGGGACGTATGGAACCGTGCTGGGTGGTAA